One window of the Chitinophaga niabensis genome contains the following:
- a CDS encoding DUF3823 domain-containing protein, whose protein sequence is MKIIIAILSFSLFLCACDKDNYDPPTAQLSGKLVYQGEAINVEFNQVPYQLYQFGFGKTGAVSNTSFTQEGTYSVLLFNGTYKLLIPNGQGPFIWKKLPSGAPDSITVTMNGSQQLDLEVTPYYMIRTPQITAAGNNVTATFKAEKVITDANARNIERVNLYLNKTTFVSGNGNYNVAQVSRTGANITDPNNISLTVAVPAIVPAQNYIFARIGLKVAGVEDMIFSPVVKLTL, encoded by the coding sequence ATGAAAATCATCATAGCCATACTCAGTTTTTCTCTTTTTCTATGCGCCTGCGACAAGGATAACTACGATCCTCCAACTGCCCAGCTGAGCGGAAAGCTTGTATACCAGGGAGAGGCGATTAACGTAGAATTCAACCAGGTGCCTTACCAGCTCTACCAGTTTGGTTTTGGTAAAACAGGCGCTGTAAGTAATACCTCCTTTACCCAGGAAGGTACTTACTCCGTACTGTTGTTCAATGGTACTTATAAGCTCCTGATCCCTAACGGACAGGGGCCCTTCATCTGGAAAAAACTACCCAGCGGTGCACCTGATTCCATTACGGTAACAATGAATGGCAGTCAGCAGCTGGACCTTGAAGTAACGCCGTATTACATGATCAGAACACCACAGATCACAGCGGCGGGTAACAATGTTACGGCTACTTTCAAAGCGGAAAAGGTGATCACAGATGCTAATGCAAGGAACATTGAGCGCGTGAACCTTTATCTCAATAAAACAACTTTTGTATCCGGTAACGGTAATTACAATGTAGCGCAGGTAAGCAGAACAGGCGCGAACATTACTGATCCGAACAATATTTCTTTAACAGTTGCAGTTCCTGCAATTGTACCTGCACAGAATTATATTTTCGCCCGCATCGGTTTAAAGGTAGCCGGTGTGGAAGACATGATCTTTTCACCCGTTGTTAAGCTGACACTGTAA
- a CDS encoding MFS transporter, which yields MNDNKKLFWGCFTVLVASAFGFVFRSFLMDGWGIQFGLSKTQQGEIFGVSFWPFGISIVLFSLIIDKVGYKSAMIFAFACHCASVILTILADGYWMLYIGTLLFALGNGAAEAVVNPVVATMYPNEKTKWLNILHAGWPAGMVLAGLCGIFMMHYTFPWEAIIGVILLPVLVYGFLIFKQQFPVSERVEAGVSYLEMVKEVGIVGIFIIVSLCTFQVGSLLEWSLTGKIVITLAITGILAFFVRSLGRPMFILLLLIMILLATTELGTDSWITDLMTPEMAKVGLKGGWVLIYTSLIMAILRFYSGPFVHRFSPLGLLAASACIACIGLQFLSYSTGLLIIVAATVYALGKTFLWGTMLGVVAEQFPKGGVLTLNFTGAVGQVGVGVIGAVILGFVQDKQLDANLAMYDQKNSTALHSTYVTEQKTSLFGIYKVIDPVRILDASPETLRTIKDVKEEAKKDALRTVSLFPVIMLAGYVFMILWFRSKGGYKAVLLRPVNK from the coding sequence ATGAACGATAACAAGAAACTATTCTGGGGTTGTTTTACCGTATTAGTAGCTTCTGCATTTGGCTTTGTATTCCGCTCCTTTCTGATGGACGGGTGGGGGATACAGTTCGGGCTCAGTAAAACACAACAGGGAGAGATCTTTGGTGTGAGTTTCTGGCCATTCGGTATCAGCATTGTATTGTTTAGCCTGATCATAGATAAGGTAGGATATAAAAGCGCCATGATCTTTGCTTTTGCCTGCCATTGTGCTTCCGTAATACTCACCATACTGGCTGATGGTTACTGGATGTTATATATCGGTACGCTGTTATTTGCCTTAGGCAATGGCGCTGCTGAAGCGGTGGTGAACCCGGTTGTTGCCACCATGTATCCTAATGAAAAAACCAAGTGGCTCAACATCCTGCATGCCGGCTGGCCTGCAGGGATGGTGCTGGCTGGTTTATGCGGCATCTTTATGATGCACTATACTTTCCCATGGGAAGCCATCATCGGCGTTATTCTTTTGCCTGTGTTGGTATATGGTTTTCTCATTTTCAAACAGCAATTTCCTGTAAGCGAGCGCGTGGAAGCAGGGGTCAGTTATCTTGAAATGGTGAAGGAAGTAGGTATTGTGGGGATCTTCATTATCGTATCTCTCTGCACCTTCCAGGTAGGCAGCCTGCTGGAATGGTCGCTTACCGGCAAGATTGTGATCACCCTGGCCATCACAGGCATACTGGCCTTTTTCGTAAGGTCATTAGGCCGCCCGATGTTCATTCTGCTGTTACTGATCATGATCCTGCTGGCTACCACGGAACTGGGAACAGACAGCTGGATCACAGACCTGATGACGCCTGAAATGGCGAAGGTGGGTTTGAAAGGAGGATGGGTATTGATCTATACTTCCCTGATCATGGCCATACTAAGATTTTATTCAGGGCCCTTTGTACATCGTTTTTCTCCATTGGGTTTACTGGCAGCCAGTGCATGCATCGCATGCATTGGCTTACAGTTCCTTTCTTATTCAACAGGTTTACTCATCATAGTTGCCGCCACCGTATATGCGCTGGGCAAAACATTCCTTTGGGGTACCATGCTGGGCGTGGTGGCAGAACAATTCCCCAAAGGCGGTGTGCTTACCCTGAATTTTACAGGGGCTGTAGGGCAGGTAGGCGTTGGGGTGATCGGCGCAGTGATACTGGGATTTGTGCAGGATAAACAACTGGATGCCAACCTGGCCATGTACGATCAAAAGAACAGCACCGCTTTGCACAGTACCTATGTTACAGAGCAAAAGACCAGTTTATTCGGTATTTACAAAGTGATCGATCCCGTGAGGATCCTGGATGCTTCCCCTGAAACCCTGCGGACCATTAAGGACGTAAAGGAAGAGGCAAAGAAAGATGCACTGAGAACAGTATCCCTGTTCCCGGTGATCATGCTGGCCGGCTATGTTTTTATGATCCTCTGGTTCAGATCAAAAGGCGGATATAAGGCGGTGCTACTGCGACCGGTAAATAAGTAA
- a CDS encoding Gfo/Idh/MocA family protein yields the protein MKQITVVIVGMGFGKEFIPIYQRHPAIKRVGICTRNRKTLDELKAKFNLDEDLLFTNYEDVPKREDVDAIHIVTPVPEHAKMTLASLNAGKHTACTIPMAMTVEDCAAIVAAKRKANKVYMMMETALYTREFLYGLHLAETGQLGRIQFVRGSHIQDMSMDGWDEYWKGFPPMLNGTHAISPLLRINNTKAESVVCHGSGRLSDDLAKRYNAPFAVETATFTLKNSDVVAEATRSLFDVVRQYRESYDVYGTKMSFEWEQLQDEEHVIFDGGENASRINVPDTDAMLIPEIAHFTKREKIDDPNHVSFLQGAGHGGSHPHLVQEFLAAIVEGRDSAVDAHIAANYTCAGICAHESAMNNGKRIHIPDFEK from the coding sequence ATGAAACAGATCACTGTAGTTATCGTAGGCATGGGCTTTGGAAAGGAATTTATACCTATCTATCAACGTCATCCTGCCATTAAAAGAGTAGGCATTTGTACGCGTAACCGTAAAACGCTGGATGAACTGAAGGCTAAATTCAACCTTGATGAAGATTTGTTATTTACGAATTATGAGGATGTGCCTAAACGGGAAGATGTGGATGCTATTCACATTGTAACACCTGTTCCGGAACATGCAAAGATGACGCTGGCTTCCCTGAATGCCGGCAAACATACCGCCTGCACCATTCCCATGGCCATGACGGTGGAAGATTGCGCCGCCATTGTAGCTGCCAAAAGAAAAGCAAACAAAGTATACATGATGATGGAAACCGCACTGTATACCCGTGAGTTCCTGTATGGCCTGCACCTTGCAGAAACAGGGCAATTGGGCCGTATCCAGTTTGTACGTGGTTCACATATACAGGATATGAGTATGGACGGATGGGATGAATACTGGAAAGGTTTTCCGCCAATGCTGAATGGCACCCATGCTATTTCGCCTTTGCTGCGTATCAATAACACTAAAGCAGAATCCGTGGTTTGCCATGGCTCCGGCAGGTTAAGCGATGACCTCGCCAAAAGATATAATGCACCTTTTGCAGTGGAAACAGCCACTTTCACCTTAAAAAACTCAGACGTTGTAGCTGAAGCTACCCGTTCTCTTTTTGATGTGGTGCGCCAGTACCGTGAGAGCTATGATGTATACGGCACTAAAATGTCTTTCGAATGGGAGCAGTTGCAGGATGAAGAACATGTAATATTTGATGGGGGAGAGAATGCCAGCAGGATAAATGTACCCGATACGGATGCTATGCTGATACCTGAAATAGCCCACTTCACCAAACGGGAAAAAATAGACGATCCTAATCACGTATCCTTCTTACAGGGTGCAGGTCATGGAGGATCACATCCGCACCTGGTACAGGAGTTCCTGGCGGCTATTGTGGAAGGAAGAGATTCTGCCGTTGATGCCCATATCGCAGCGAATTATACCTGTGCGGGCATTTGCGCCCACGAGTCTGCCATGAACAATGGGAAACGCATCCATATTCCTGATTTTGAAAAATAG
- a CDS encoding PVC-type heme-binding CxxCH protein, which translates to MKKVIVLLITGLLCAFSRDEGRRAEVLFFGKENKTQHASWLATKLFKSGINLTYSEKLDNLELYDGLIINAPLTPVQEQKVRAFAESGKGLVLLDVAGKSYKGRVFRAGKAEESDWKTNTFLNKMRDSILWTLGDGVKQKILAANIPDVDIYNSDTIADYTQRYLVPKMQEALQPAQSNKLTQVPAGFEMQLFAQEPDITKPIAMAWDERGRLWIVETVDYPNAFTEVDSVANDRIKICEDTDGDGKADKFTIFADSLNIPTSITFANGGVILAMAPNFLFLKDTNGDDKADVRTVMFTGWAKQDTHSGPSNLQYGFDNKIWGVVGYSGFNGTIDGKPQRFPQGVYHFKSDGTDFEFLGRTSNNTWGLGISEDNNVFISTANNTHSAYYSLPSWHMLRKVAGQPSVDPVQKIDGHYDVHAMTPNLRQVDVMGGFTSATGHHLYTARNFPKEYWNRIAFICEPTVRLVHQAIMEPDGAGFKEKDGWNLLASSDEWFAPVQAQVGPDGAVWIADWYNFIIQHNVFVKEQAPRETVLPFTDQPHGKGNAFESKLRDSVHGRIYRIVHKDAKPYKPLQLSVQDVPGLVAALSNDNMFWRMHAQRLLVESRAISAIPSLYKIINDQKVDEVGLNSPAVHALWTLQGLGELNAASLVVVNKALKHPAAGVRKAALEVLPHNNKSVAAISQSGVLNDRNLQTRLAAFRALADYPASPQIGALLYKASQVAQNRKDPWLARALFAAVITHEQGFLAVADPASPYVKALQQATYSLERGSMPLTLDVTGKEITIEALLNKRENRAGLEGPIVAHGDKENGYALFVSQDKLTMVLNQKGIAYSATTTEPLPEKMEIKAQLLKTGQIRIAINDVVAATGKAPGLFTTALTVPVRTGEDLPEQQRVAAYSGRLRGDLRNVSLSLNKSGNEGTTAAIPSVVIDLKVVKDIMQYDKKRITVKAGQQVTIRLENPDGMQHNLLIIKPGTLPVVGAAADAMVRDPKASQMQYVPKVSQVLHATRLLNPGETVSLKFTAPKTPGEYPFVCTFPGHWRGMNGIMVVTK; encoded by the coding sequence ATGAAGAAAGTAATTGTTTTATTGATCACAGGATTGTTGTGCGCTTTTTCCCGGGACGAAGGCAGGAGAGCGGAGGTATTGTTCTTTGGAAAGGAGAATAAAACCCAGCATGCATCCTGGCTGGCCACCAAGTTATTCAAGAGCGGGATCAATCTCACTTATTCTGAAAAACTGGATAACCTGGAACTATACGATGGATTGATCATTAATGCACCCTTAACACCTGTGCAGGAACAGAAAGTGAGGGCTTTTGCAGAAAGCGGCAAAGGGCTGGTATTACTGGATGTTGCAGGCAAAAGTTACAAAGGCCGCGTATTCCGCGCTGGTAAAGCGGAGGAAAGTGATTGGAAAACCAATACCTTTCTCAACAAAATGAGGGATAGCATCCTCTGGACATTAGGAGACGGTGTAAAGCAAAAGATCCTTGCAGCCAACATTCCGGACGTGGATATCTATAACTCGGATACCATTGCGGATTATACCCAAAGATACCTCGTTCCCAAAATGCAGGAAGCCCTGCAGCCCGCGCAATCCAATAAGCTCACACAAGTGCCCGCCGGTTTTGAGATGCAGCTATTTGCACAGGAACCGGATATCACCAAACCCATTGCCATGGCATGGGATGAAAGAGGCCGCCTGTGGATCGTTGAAACAGTTGACTATCCTAATGCATTTACGGAAGTAGACAGCGTGGCAAATGACCGCATCAAGATCTGTGAGGACACAGACGGTGACGGCAAAGCAGATAAGTTCACCATCTTTGCGGACAGCCTGAACATCCCCACCAGCATCACTTTTGCAAATGGCGGTGTGATCCTCGCCATGGCGCCTAATTTCCTGTTCCTGAAAGATACTAACGGAGATGATAAAGCAGATGTGCGTACCGTGATGTTCACCGGCTGGGCTAAACAGGATACGCATTCCGGCCCATCCAACCTGCAGTATGGTTTTGATAACAAGATCTGGGGTGTAGTGGGTTACTCCGGCTTCAACGGCACCATCGATGGTAAACCACAACGTTTTCCGCAGGGTGTATATCATTTCAAATCAGACGGAACAGACTTTGAATTCCTGGGCCGCACTTCCAATAACACCTGGGGGCTGGGCATCTCTGAAGATAACAACGTATTTATTTCCACCGCCAATAACACACACAGCGCATACTATTCACTCCCTTCCTGGCATATGCTGAGAAAGGTAGCAGGGCAGCCTTCCGTAGACCCCGTTCAGAAAATTGACGGGCACTATGATGTGCATGCCATGACGCCCAATCTCCGCCAGGTGGATGTGATGGGCGGTTTTACCTCTGCCACAGGGCATCACCTGTATACCGCACGTAACTTCCCTAAAGAATACTGGAACCGTATTGCTTTTATCTGCGAACCAACCGTCCGCCTCGTACACCAGGCCATTATGGAGCCGGATGGGGCAGGATTTAAAGAGAAAGATGGCTGGAACCTCTTAGCCAGTTCTGATGAATGGTTTGCGCCTGTACAGGCACAGGTAGGGCCTGATGGAGCAGTATGGATAGCAGACTGGTACAATTTCATCATTCAGCATAATGTGTTTGTAAAAGAACAGGCACCTCGGGAAACCGTATTGCCTTTTACAGATCAACCGCATGGTAAAGGCAACGCTTTCGAGAGCAAATTGCGTGATTCTGTACACGGAAGGATCTACAGGATCGTACATAAAGATGCAAAGCCCTACAAACCTCTGCAACTATCCGTACAGGATGTGCCGGGGCTTGTAGCCGCTTTGTCCAACGACAACATGTTCTGGCGCATGCACGCACAACGCCTGCTGGTAGAATCCAGGGCAATAAGTGCCATCCCTTCCCTGTATAAGATCATCAACGATCAAAAGGTGGATGAAGTTGGCCTGAACAGCCCTGCTGTACATGCTTTATGGACCCTGCAGGGCCTGGGAGAACTGAATGCTGCTTCTCTGGTGGTAGTGAACAAAGCGCTGAAACACCCTGCTGCCGGCGTACGCAAGGCGGCGCTGGAAGTATTGCCACACAACAATAAAAGCGTTGCTGCCATTTCACAAAGCGGTGTACTGAACGATCGTAACCTGCAAACAAGGCTTGCTGCATTCCGTGCGCTGGCAGATTATCCTGCTTCTCCGCAGATTGGTGCACTCCTTTACAAAGCTTCACAGGTGGCGCAGAACAGGAAGGATCCCTGGCTGGCCCGCGCGCTTTTTGCAGCGGTGATCACCCATGAACAGGGATTTTTAGCTGTAGCTGATCCCGCTTCTCCCTACGTGAAAGCATTGCAACAGGCTACCTATTCCCTGGAGCGTGGCAGCATGCCTTTAACGCTGGATGTTACCGGCAAAGAGATCACTATAGAAGCATTGCTCAATAAAAGAGAGAACCGCGCCGGCCTGGAAGGTCCGATCGTAGCACATGGCGATAAAGAGAATGGATATGCACTGTTTGTTTCCCAGGATAAGCTTACAATGGTGCTGAACCAGAAAGGGATTGCTTATAGCGCAACTACTACGGAGCCACTTCCTGAAAAGATGGAAATAAAGGCACAGTTGCTGAAAACAGGGCAGATCCGTATTGCCATCAACGATGTAGTAGCTGCTACCGGCAAAGCACCCGGTTTATTCACCACAGCTTTAACTGTACCTGTACGCACAGGAGAAGATCTGCCGGAGCAACAGCGTGTGGCAGCATATTCCGGCAGGTTGAGGGGAGATCTGCGCAATGTATCGCTGTCCCTGAATAAGTCTGGCAACGAAGGCACTACCGCCGCCATTCCTTCTGTTGTAATAGATCTGAAAGTAGTGAAGGATATTATGCAGTATGATAAAAAACGTATTACGGTAAAAGCCGGGCAGCAGGTAACCATCCGACTGGAAAACCCGGATGGCATGCAGCATAACCTGCTCATCATTAAACCCGGTACACTACCTGTTGTGGGCGCTGCGGCGGATGCCATGGTGAGAGATCCCAAAGCATCGCAAATGCAGTATGTGCCCAAAGTATCGCAGGTATTACATGCAACCAGGTTATTAAATCCAGGAGAAACCGTGAGCCTGAAATTCACCGCACCCAAAACACCGGGAGAATACCCCTTCGTATGTACGTTCCCGGGGCATTGGAGAGGTATGAATGGTATTATGGTCGTAACTAAATAA
- a CDS encoding cellulase family glycosylhydrolase, with the protein MKKQFMLLMVLAAALQASAQKWTKEKANAWYSKVAWGAGADFLPATAINQLEMWQKESFDPATIDRDLGYAAGIGMTYMRVYLHHLAWEIDKEGFKDRMKQYLTIANKHKIKTIFVFFDDCWNDTYKAGTQPAPKPGIHNSGWVQDPGVVQVDHALLETYVKDILTTFKSDKRILLWDLYNEPGNSKHGNKSMPLLQKVFSWGWAVRPDQPLSVGVWKFDLKELSQYQLDNSDVITYHDYQTDKKHFKVIDSILAPRGLPVICTEYMARTNDSRFENILPELKKRKIIAINWGLVAGKSNTIYAWNTPIKDGSEPPVWFHDIFRQDGTPYRPAETALIKSLTTGK; encoded by the coding sequence ATGAAAAAACAGTTTATGTTATTGATGGTGCTGGCGGCAGCATTACAGGCCTCAGCACAAAAATGGACAAAAGAAAAGGCAAACGCGTGGTACAGTAAAGTAGCCTGGGGCGCAGGTGCAGATTTTCTGCCCGCTACAGCTATTAACCAGCTGGAGATGTGGCAGAAAGAATCGTTTGATCCCGCTACCATTGACCGTGACCTTGGTTATGCAGCAGGGATAGGTATGACCTATATGCGGGTATACCTGCATCACCTTGCCTGGGAAATAGACAAGGAAGGATTTAAAGACCGCATGAAGCAATACCTCACTATTGCGAACAAACACAAGATCAAAACCATCTTCGTGTTCTTTGATGACTGCTGGAATGATACCTACAAAGCAGGTACCCAGCCAGCTCCCAAACCGGGCATCCACAATTCAGGCTGGGTGCAGGATCCCGGCGTAGTACAGGTAGATCACGCTTTACTGGAAACATACGTGAAAGATATCCTCACTACTTTCAAAAGTGATAAACGCATTTTACTGTGGGACCTGTACAATGAACCCGGTAATTCAAAACATGGCAATAAAAGCATGCCACTGTTGCAAAAAGTGTTCAGCTGGGGTTGGGCAGTAAGACCTGATCAACCGCTTTCTGTGGGTGTATGGAAATTTGATCTGAAAGAGCTGAGCCAATACCAGTTAGACAACTCAGATGTGATCACTTACCATGATTACCAGACCGATAAAAAACATTTTAAAGTCATTGATTCTATACTGGCGCCAAGAGGCCTGCCGGTCATTTGTACAGAATACATGGCCAGAACGAACGACAGCCGCTTTGAGAATATTCTTCCGGAGCTGAAAAAGAGAAAGATCATTGCGATCAACTGGGGGCTTGTGGCCGGTAAATCCAATACCATTTATGCATGGAACACACCTATTAAAGATGGCAGTGAGCCACCGGTTTGGTTCCATGATATCTTCCGCCAGGACGGTACGCCCTACAGGCCTGCGGAAACGGCGTTAATTAAATCACTAACCACGGGGAAATGA
- a CDS encoding sugar phosphate isomerase/epimerase family protein, with amino-acid sequence MKNRAMLFGASTFIWVSPFSTASFHLLPKIKDAGYDIIEVAVEDAAIIDWDELMVRAKDLGLKITISGAFGEDRDISGTDSRIRYQGLRYIADCVAIAAKVGSPVFSGPVYSAVGKTRIVSPEQKKQEREWCIEGLKESAKVAADHGVVIGLEPLNRFETDMINTVDQALELVKEVNNPHLQVSLDTFHANIEEKNIPAAIRRIGKDLLCHIQGNESDRGTPGTGHLDWAGIKEALVEIGYEGAIVLETFGAPSEALAKAACIWRPLANSADELAIEGAKFYRAMYS; translated from the coding sequence TTGAAAAATAGAGCTATGCTGTTTGGCGCGAGTACATTTATATGGGTTTCTCCTTTTTCCACTGCTTCTTTTCACCTGCTGCCAAAGATCAAAGATGCCGGTTACGACATCATTGAAGTAGCGGTAGAAGATGCAGCGATCATTGACTGGGATGAATTGATGGTAAGAGCAAAAGACCTTGGCCTGAAGATCACTATCAGTGGTGCTTTTGGGGAGGACAGGGATATCTCCGGTACAGATTCCCGCATCCGCTACCAGGGCCTCCGGTATATTGCCGATTGCGTAGCCATTGCCGCCAAAGTAGGCAGCCCCGTGTTTAGCGGGCCTGTTTATTCAGCTGTTGGTAAAACAAGGATCGTTTCCCCGGAGCAAAAGAAACAGGAAAGGGAATGGTGCATTGAGGGCTTAAAAGAGTCCGCCAAAGTAGCCGCAGATCATGGTGTGGTAATTGGCCTGGAACCGCTCAACCGCTTTGAAACGGATATGATCAATACCGTGGACCAGGCGCTGGAGCTGGTGAAAGAAGTGAATAACCCGCACCTGCAGGTCTCGCTGGATACTTTTCATGCGAATATTGAAGAAAAGAATATACCCGCCGCTATCAGAAGGATTGGTAAAGACCTGCTTTGCCATATCCAGGGAAATGAAAGCGACCGGGGTACGCCGGGCACTGGTCATCTGGACTGGGCCGGCATCAAAGAAGCGCTGGTAGAAATAGGGTACGAAGGGGCTATTGTGCTGGAAACATTCGGCGCACCCTCCGAAGCCCTTGCAAAAGCAGCCTGCATCTGGCGGCCGCTTGCCAATAGTGCAGATGAGCTGGCGATTGAAGGCGCGAAGTTTTACAGAGCAATGTATTCGTGA
- a CDS encoding ThuA domain-containing protein codes for MKLLKLVTLLLLLGSASFAQIRVLMVGGGSSHDFDKWYKGADAATLERDGLATVTYTDKPEEILPQLKNIDVLFLCNNQPLKDTLLRQGIFDFVNAGKGLILAHAALWYNWQDWPMYNFKLVSGGSRGHARYGEFTVNIKDAKHPVTKGAVKKFSLKDERYYYIPDPAGPGIKVLASTEPDSEGKVFPSLFVVKHPKARIVGFALGHDAASHELPVYQTILRNAVKWTAKK; via the coding sequence ATGAAACTATTGAAACTCGTTACATTATTGCTGCTGCTTGGCAGCGCTTCATTTGCCCAGATCCGCGTATTGATGGTGGGCGGTGGAAGCTCTCATGATTTTGACAAATGGTATAAAGGAGCAGATGCCGCTACGCTGGAGCGCGATGGACTTGCTACAGTTACTTATACTGACAAGCCGGAAGAGATCCTGCCGCAGCTGAAGAACATAGATGTGCTTTTCCTTTGCAATAACCAGCCGTTGAAAGATACCCTGCTGCGCCAGGGCATCTTTGATTTTGTGAATGCAGGAAAAGGACTGATCCTCGCGCATGCCGCACTATGGTATAACTGGCAGGACTGGCCGATGTATAACTTCAAACTGGTAAGCGGCGGCAGCCGCGGGCATGCCAGGTATGGAGAGTTTACGGTAAATATCAAGGACGCCAAACATCCTGTAACAAAAGGTGCGGTTAAGAAATTCAGCCTGAAGGATGAACGTTATTATTACATACCAGACCCTGCCGGCCCTGGTATTAAAGTACTCGCTTCCACAGAGCCGGATAGCGAAGGCAAAGTGTTCCCCTCTTTATTTGTGGTGAAACATCCCAAAGCACGTATTGTGGGTTTTGCTTTGGGGCATGATGCCGCATCACATGAATTACCGGTGTACCAGACGATTCTCCGTAACGCCGTTAAATGGACTGCTAAAAAATAA